In Sulfuracidifex metallicus DSM 6482 = JCM 9184, a single window of DNA contains:
- a CDS encoding 16S ribosomal RNA methyltransferase A has product MSFQRPLIEVGCGDGRISKFINPDLCIEIDEEFKAQLKKYNLVISDASYLPALRGEIVASLPYYITRDFMHQLSELDVGKATLILQKDFIDKILNYTNSISLILNYYFIIERKEVIPPNAFSPVPKVYSVIVLFNRQRRYDENISNILECIGNYRNKTLRRAASLCNLESQSEIHVGEFKPWQVRQLLSLIKSKYA; this is encoded by the coding sequence TGATAGAGGTAGGTTGTGGAGATGGTAGAATTTCAAAGTTCATAAATCCAGATTTATGTATAGAAATAGATGAAGAGTTTAAAGCACAATTGAAAAAATACAATCTAGTGATATCAGATGCGTCATATCTTCCTGCATTAAGAGGAGAGATAGTTGCCTCTTTACCATATTATATAACGCGCGACTTCATGCATCAACTTTCAGAACTGGATGTAGGCAAGGCAACGCTAATACTTCAGAAAGACTTTATAGATAAAATTCTAAATTATACTAATAGTATTTCTCTTATACTAAATTATTATTTCATAATAGAAAGAAAGGAAGTGATACCACCTAATGCATTCTCGCCTGTTCCTAAAGTTTACTCCGTAATAGTATTATTTAATAGGCAAAGAAGATATGACGAAAATATCTCTAATATTTTAGAATGTATAGGGAATTATAGGAATAAGACCTTAAGGAGAGCCGCATCCCTATGTAATTTAGAATCACAGTCAGAAATTCATGTAGGTGAGTTCAAGCCTTGGCAGGTACGTCAGTTATTGAGTTTAATAAAATCAAAATATGCGTAA